A part of Carassius carassius chromosome 32, fCarCar2.1, whole genome shotgun sequence genomic DNA contains:
- the zgc:163014 gene encoding rab9 effector protein with kelch motifs produces MGKVHFYTLWSLREAPRQFIRNVNRTTYQVQMPLPLPKKLIVFGLGEWSSFSSDTEISVEVLLGAEVRSQVIGTLSPHSRCLIWQGVWTPELLAEATQRGRRGVYAKVMLRIRGQVRSSFISSTPRITRKRLALNHSSNPSSTLLSSGESHDITQRSAPEGSVSCAELGKSQMEMRENTLLQGVWPMDKTPRRSIIGIKGSIWSSEDPESPQSPNLVSSPKKRKLCKMSAVDFEDEMTVKRVKSCRADCPTQRWSHAMCLSDPETAVLIGGEADDQASCKDSIWKLEIDNDFWFPVDVSSSEVSPPSSKGHSATFDPESKAVYVYGGLRDAQRYSDLYILDTITWKWKLVSAKGNIPSLAYHSATFYKKELYVFGGVQPSRCPEGKVCSNALYIFNPEHGLWYQPIVEGDRPLPRFGHTTTLLSNKMIIFGGRKTATYLSDLHILDLGFMEYTAVKYENMPPLARGFHAALPVSDNRVLISGGCSAVGALQDLHLFNIDTSSWTSVVSPLLCSKPRAGHSLICLGSTKTSSSDPRDRRQSKSLSLQCTILVFGGSDCSGTFYNDTVKCPVELPV; encoded by the exons ATGGGCAAAGTGCACTTTTATACCCTCTGGTCTTTACGTGAAGCACCTCGACAGTTTATACG AAATGTCAACCGCACAACGTACCAGGTTCAGATGCCGTTACCTTTACCGAAGAAGCTGATCGTGTTTGGTTTAGGGGAATGGTCGTCCTTCTCCAGTGATACGGAGATCTCTGTGGAGGTTCTGCTGGGTGCAGAGGTCAGGTCACAGGTCATCGGGACGCTTTCACCTCACTCCAG GTGTCTGATCTGGCAAGGAGTGTGGACTCCTGAGCTTCTCGCTGAAGCCACACAGAGAGGCAGGAGAGGAGTTTACGCCAAAGTCATGCTCCGCATCCGAGGACAG GTGAGGTCCAGCTTTATCAGCAGCACTCCACGAATAACAAGGAAACGTCTGGCGTTGAACCACTCCTCCAATCCATCCAGCACACTGCTCAGCAGCGGAGAGAGTCATGAT ATCACCCAGAGATCTGCTCCAGAGGGAAGCGTCAGCTGTGCAGAGCTGGGCAAAAGTCAAATGGAGATGCGAGAAAACACTCTTCTTCAGGGTGTGTGGCCTATG GACAAAACTCCAAGACGCTCCATTATAGGAATAAAGGGATCTATTTGGAGCTCTGAAGATCCGGAAAGCCCTCAGAGTCCAAACCTAGTTTCAAGCCCAAAGAAGCGTAAACTGTGTAAAATGTCTGCAGTAGATTTCGAGGACGAGATGACCGTCAAACGTGTGAAGAGCTGCAGGGCTG ACTGTCCAACACAGCGCTGGAGCCATGCCATGTGTTTGAGTGATCCTGAAACGGCcgttctgattggtggagaggCTGATGACCAGGCCAGTTGTAAAGATTCTATATGGAAACTTGAGATTG ATAATGATTTCTGGTTCCCCGTGGACGTCTCATCGTCTGAGGTCAGTCCTCCGAGCTCTAAAGGTCACTCAGCAACCTTTGATCCTGAGTCTAAAGCTGTGTATGTGTACGGTGGTCTGAGAGACGCTCAGCGATACAGTGATCTCTATATACTGGACACTATAACTTGGaagtggaagcttgtttct GCAAAAGGAAATATACCGTCCTTGGCGTACCACAGTGCCACGTTCTATAAGAAGGAGCTGTATGTATTTGGAGGAGTGCAGCCCAGCCGATGTCCTGAAGGCAAGGTTTGCAGTAATGCATTGTACATTTTCAACCCTGAACATGGTCTGTGGTATCAACCGATTGTGGAGGGTGACCGTCCTCTTCCCAGGTTTGG GCACACCACCACGCTGCTGTCAAACAAGATGATCATTTTTGGTGGGAGAAAAACTGCAACATACCTCAGCGATCTTCACATCCTGGATCTTG GCTTCATGGAATACACTGCTGTAAAATATGAGAACATGCCACCATTGGCCCGTGG GTTTCACGCTGCTCTACCCGTGTCTGACAACAGGGTGCTGATCAGCGGAGGCTGCAGCGCTGTAGGAGCCCTACAGGACCTCCACCTCTTCAACATAG ATACAAGCTCCTGGACATCAGTGGTGTCTCCATTGCTTTGCTCTAAGCCTCGTGCAGGCCACAGTCTGATTTGTCTGGGCTCTACAAAGACTTCATCTTCAGACCCGAGGGATCGCCGTCAAAGCAAGAGCCTCTCTCTCCAGTGCACCATCCTAGTATTTGGAGGGTCAGATTGTTCAGGAACATTTTATAATGACACTGTTAAATGCCCGGTTGAACTTCCTGTTTAG
- the gstz1 gene encoding LOW QUALITY PROTEIN: maleylacetoacetate isomerase (The sequence of the model RefSeq protein was modified relative to this genomic sequence to represent the inferred CDS: deleted 2 bases in 1 codon), with amino-acid sequence MCAIQKIGAEKVQWAQHFINQGFDVLEHILKQTAEKYCVGDEISMADICLVPQVAERFKVDMSQFPTIRRLNQTLIEIDAFKATHPSCQPDTPDDLQL; translated from the exons ATGTGTGCGATTCAGAAAATTGGAGCAGAGAAGGTACAGTGGGCTCAACATTTCATCAACCAAGGATTCGACG TCCTTGAGCATATCCTGAAGCAGACGGCAGAAAAATACTGTGTTGGTGATGAG ATATCCATGGCAGATATTTGTCTTGTGCCTCAAGTTGCTGAAAG GTTCAAGGTGGATATGTCTCAGTTTCCTACTATTAGAAGGTTAAACCAGACATTAATTGAGATTGACGCT TTTAAAGCCACTCATCCGTCATGTCAGCCTGATACTCCTGATGATTTGCAGCTATAA